Sequence from the Clostridium butyricum genome:
ATATCTAAATAATCCTCTAAGTACTGCGCAAACAATCATAACTATTACTGCTGACTTAAATGTAAATGAGGTTACTTCACCAATTAAAACTCCAAGGGCAACAGCTCCAAATGTTGCTATTGCTATTGCTGCTAAAAATCCTAAGACTCCCATTCCTATTGTAATTAACATAACTGGTGCTAGGGGTTTTAACTCAACTATAAGCCTTGCCATTATCTGAAAGCCTGATCTTCTCTTCATATCTAGCATACCTCCCTTGTACTTTCTAATTGGTTCTGCTTATTAACCATAGAAAAATATTCACCTTTTATATCAGTCAATTCATCATGATTCCCATTCTCAACTATTTTTCCGTCTTTCATTACGTATATGTTGTCTGCATCCACTACATTAGCTAATCTATGAGAAATAACTAATATTGTCTTATCTTTAGAAAGCTCATAAATTGATTCCCATATAGCTTCTTCGCTTTCTATATCTATGTTTGATGTGGCTTCATCAAATATAATCATTTCACGATTTCCTAAGATAGCTCTTGCCAGTGCTAACCTCTGCTTTTGACCTCCTGATAATGAGCTTCCACCTTCACCTACATTTGTATTCAATCCATCTCTTAATGATTGTACAAAATCATATAATCTAGCTTTTTTTAATGCATCATTAATTTCAGATTTAGTTGCATCATATTTACCCATAAGTAGGTTGTCCATTATGCTTCCATTGAATATATAGCTGTTTGTAGATACTAATGAAATCTTATTATAAATATCATCTAATGATATATTTTCAACATTTATTCCATTTAATTTTATAGCTCCATCATTTACGCTATTTGTATTCATTATAAGTGATGCTATAGTACTCTTACCACTTCCGCTTTCACCTACAATAGCTACTATACCTTTGTTTGGTATATCCAGATTTACATTATCTACAACTGTTCTTTCTCCATCATAACTGAATTTAACATTTTCTAAGCTAACTGAAAGATTATTAAGCTTTGATGCTGAATCATTACATATATCTTTTTCTTTTTCTTCTGCATCTAATAAGTAAAATATTTTATCACATGCTGCCATACCATTCATAGCAATATGGAAATATGAACCTAATAATCTTAATGGTATAAAGAATTCTGATGAAAGTAAAATAATAACCAATAAATTTCCAACTGAAAGATTTCCATTTTTAAATTCTATTAATGCCACTATAGTTCCAAGTGCTGCTCCTCCAAATGCTATTAAATCCATAATATTTATAGAATTAAGCTGCATACTTAAAACTTTCATAGTTATTTTTCTAAAGCCTTCAGCTTCTTCATTCATTTTTCTATGTCTTTCTTCATCAATATCAAAAACTTTTAATGTAGTCAGCCCTTGTAAATTTTCTAAGAATGTATCTCCAAGATTTGCGTAACTGTTCCAATACTCCTTTAATATCTTTTTAGCAATTTTCATTATTGCAATAATCGATAATGGAATTAACGGTACACATACTATAAATACTACTGCTGACTTAATTGATATAAATGAAATAAAAACAAATAAAGTTATTGGTGCAAGCATTGAATAGAAAAATTGTGGCAAATATCTACCAAAGTAAATTTCTAACGCTTCTACTCCTTCAACAGTCATTTGTACAATTGTTGATGTACTTTGAACCTTATTGTATCCAACACCTAATTTTAATAACTTTTTATAAATAAGTTCTCTAAGATTAACTCTTACGCTATCCGATGCTAAATAAGATAATTTTCCGTACATTATATTACTAAAATATCTTATTATCAATAACACTGCTATTATTGCAATTGTACCGGCTAATGATAAATTTTCATTTACTTTAAATTTAAGAAGAGTGCTTAACTTAT
This genomic interval carries:
- a CDS encoding ABC transporter ATP-binding protein/permease → MMINKRLIGICSESKKYIALTVLTSWISIICNILIILMVGQFINKVYTVRGLLVNLEIDKLSTLLKFKVNENLSLAGTIAIIAVLLIIRYFSNIMYGKLSYLASDSVRVNLRELIYKKLLKLGVGYNKVQSTSTIVQMTVEGVEALEIYFGRYLPQFFYSMLAPITLFVFISFISIKSAVVFIVCVPLIPLSIIAIMKIAKKILKEYWNSYANLGDTFLENLQGLTTLKVFDIDEERHRKMNEEAEGFRKITMKVLSMQLNSINIMDLIAFGGAALGTIVALIEFKNGNLSVGNLLVIILLSSEFFIPLRLLGSYFHIAMNGMAACDKIFYLLDAEEKEKDICNDSASKLNNLSVSLENVKFSYDGERTVVDNVNLDIPNKGIVAIVGESGSGKSTIASLIMNTNSVNDGAIKLNGINVENISLDDIYNKISLVSTNSYIFNGSIMDNLLMGKYDATKSEINDALKKARLYDFVQSLRDGLNTNVGEGGSSLSGGQKQRLALARAILGNREMIIFDEATSNIDIESEEAIWESIYELSKDKTILVISHRLANVVDADNIYVMKDGKIVENGNHDELTDIKGEYFSMVNKQNQLESTREVC